Proteins from a single region of Streptomyces sp. HUAS 15-9:
- a CDS encoding sialidase family protein has product MTLLSRTLLTAAVLLAPLTVAQPAQAGGGCASSVPYVSGEGGYDTYRIPATVTTPSGSVLAFAEGRHDSAGDTGDIDVVLRRSTDGGCTWGPLRVVAAGDGNTRGNPAPVVDPRTGAVVLVTSYNSGAVTEAQIMRGEVTPEQSRRVFVQRSWDDGRRFTPPRDITAEVKPAHWRWYATGPGHAVALTRGPYRGRLVVPANHSAAPPAGSPDTGQEARYYGAHAIYSDDGGRTWRLGFVDGSYDGVANSNESTAAQLPDGKLYFSSRDQNGSGPGNRLDTYSSDGAETLDRPYAPQPTLNDVPVVEASVLQLRGPKAPLLFSGPSVPTARREMALWRSTDGGATFAKVLTLSVRKAAYSDLVQVDHRTVGILYETGVTGTYDTIEFRRLPARDFDTP; this is encoded by the coding sequence ATGACACTCCTGAGCCGCACCCTCCTGACCGCCGCCGTGCTCCTCGCTCCGCTCACCGTCGCACAGCCCGCCCAGGCCGGTGGGGGCTGTGCCTCCTCGGTGCCCTACGTCTCCGGGGAGGGCGGTTACGACACCTATCGGATCCCCGCCACCGTCACCACCCCGAGCGGCTCCGTCCTCGCCTTCGCCGAGGGCAGACACGACAGCGCGGGCGACACCGGTGACATCGATGTCGTCCTCAGGCGTTCCACCGACGGCGGCTGCACCTGGGGCCCGCTCCGGGTGGTCGCCGCCGGGGACGGGAACACCCGTGGCAATCCGGCGCCGGTCGTCGATCCGCGCACCGGTGCGGTCGTGCTGGTCACCTCCTACAACAGCGGTGCCGTGACCGAGGCGCAGATCATGCGCGGTGAGGTCACCCCGGAGCAGAGCCGCCGGGTGTTCGTACAGCGCAGCTGGGACGACGGCCGCCGCTTCACGCCCCCGCGGGACATCACGGCCGAGGTGAAGCCGGCGCACTGGCGCTGGTACGCGACCGGCCCGGGGCACGCCGTCGCGCTCACTCGGGGCCCGTACCGGGGCCGTCTGGTCGTCCCGGCCAACCACTCGGCGGCCCCGCCCGCCGGCTCTCCCGACACCGGCCAGGAGGCCAGGTACTACGGCGCCCACGCGATCTACAGCGACGACGGCGGCCGTACCTGGCGGCTGGGCTTCGTCGACGGCTCCTACGACGGCGTGGCGAACTCCAACGAGAGCACGGCCGCCCAACTCCCCGACGGCAAACTGTACTTCAGCTCCCGCGACCAGAACGGCAGCGGCCCCGGCAACCGCCTCGACACCTACTCCAGCGACGGCGCCGAGACCCTCGACCGCCCCTACGCCCCCCAGCCGACCCTCAACGACGTCCCCGTCGTCGAGGCCTCCGTCCTCCAGCTCCGGGGCCCGAAGGCCCCGCTGCTGTTCTCCGGCCCGTCCGTGCCCACCGCCCGCCGGGAGATGGCCCTGTGGCGCTCCACCGACGGCGGGGCGACCTTCGCCAAGGTGCTCACGCTGTCCGTGCGGAAGGCCGCCTACTCCGACCTCGTCCAGGTGGACCACCGGACGGTGGGCATCCTGTACGAGACGGGGGTGACGGGGACGTACGACACGATCGAGTTCCGGCGCCTGCCGGCCCGCGACTTCGACACCCCCTAG
- a CDS encoding oligopeptide/dipeptide ABC transporter ATP-binding protein, whose product MNAVVELSDAHVVHRARSGGLFTRDRVYALTGADLAVAPGETVGVVGESGCGKSTLAKVLVGVERPTTGTVSFRGRDLWSMPPAERRAAVGAGTGMIFQDPSTALNRRLPVRRILRDPLDVHDRGTRKEREQRVRELMALVGLPRALADALPGQLSGGQRQRVAIARALALDPDLVVADEPTSALDVSVRAQILNLLLDLKERLGLALVFVSHDIQTVRRMSDRVITMYLGRIVEECPAGQVTDQARHPYTRALFSATPCLLNPVNPIQLDGPVPSATRPPSGCPFRTRCWRADDGCATVMPGLATAPTPGHRYRCHHPLTSSTP is encoded by the coding sequence GTGAACGCGGTCGTGGAACTGTCGGACGCCCATGTCGTCCACCGGGCGCGCAGCGGCGGCCTGTTCACCCGGGACCGGGTGTACGCGCTGACCGGCGCAGATCTCGCCGTCGCGCCCGGTGAGACGGTCGGTGTGGTCGGCGAGTCCGGCTGCGGCAAGTCGACGCTGGCGAAGGTACTGGTGGGGGTGGAGCGGCCGACGACCGGGACGGTGTCGTTCAGGGGCCGTGACCTGTGGTCCATGCCGCCCGCCGAGCGCCGGGCCGCGGTCGGTGCCGGCACCGGAATGATCTTCCAGGACCCGTCGACGGCCCTCAACCGCCGGCTGCCGGTCCGGCGGATCCTGCGCGACCCGCTGGACGTCCACGACCGCGGGACGAGGAAGGAACGCGAACAGCGGGTACGGGAGCTGATGGCTCTCGTCGGCCTCCCCCGCGCCCTCGCCGACGCGCTGCCCGGCCAGCTCTCCGGCGGCCAGCGCCAGCGCGTCGCCATCGCCCGCGCGCTGGCCCTCGACCCCGACCTGGTGGTCGCGGACGAGCCGACGAGCGCGCTCGACGTGTCCGTGCGGGCGCAGATCCTGAACCTCCTGCTCGATCTGAAGGAACGCCTGGGCCTCGCCCTGGTGTTCGTCTCGCACGACATCCAGACCGTACGGCGGATGAGCGACCGGGTGATCACCATGTATCTGGGCCGGATCGTCGAGGAGTGCCCGGCCGGTCAGGTCACCGACCAGGCGCGGCACCCGTACACCCGCGCCCTGTTCTCCGCCACGCCCTGTTTGCTGAATCCCGTCAATCCGATTCAGCTGGACGGCCCAGTCCCTTCGGCGACCCGCCCACCGAGCGGATGCCCGTTCCGCACTCGCTGCTGGAGAGCGGACGATGGGTGCGCGACGGTGATGCCGGGCCTCGCGACTGCGCCGACGCCCGGCCACCGCTACCGGTGCCACCATCCTTTGACATCCTCCACCCCGTGA
- a CDS encoding isoprenyl transferase, with product MVVRGILGRQRREYRAPQPHPSGARAPKLPGELVPNHVAIVMDGNGRWAKERGLPRTEGHKVGAERVLDVLQGSIEIGVRNISLYAFSTENWKRSPDEVRFLMNFNRDFIRKTRDQLDELGIRVRWVGRMPKLWKSVAKELQVAQEQTKGNDLLTLYFCMNYGGRAEIADAAQALAEDVKAGRLDPSKVNEKTLQKYMYYPDMPDVDLFLRPSGEQRTSNYLLWQSAYAEMVFQDVLWPDFDRRDLWRACMEFASRDRRFGGAVPNEELLAMEAAMKGDATS from the coding sequence ATGGTCGTACGCGGGATCCTGGGACGCCAGCGCCGCGAGTACAGGGCGCCGCAGCCGCACCCGTCCGGCGCCCGCGCGCCGAAGCTCCCCGGCGAGCTCGTCCCGAACCACGTGGCGATCGTCATGGACGGCAACGGCCGCTGGGCCAAGGAGCGCGGGCTGCCGCGCACCGAAGGACACAAGGTCGGCGCCGAGCGCGTCCTGGACGTCCTCCAGGGCTCGATCGAGATCGGCGTCCGCAACATCTCCCTGTACGCCTTCTCCACCGAGAACTGGAAGCGCTCGCCCGACGAGGTGCGCTTCCTGATGAACTTCAACCGCGACTTCATCCGCAAGACCCGCGACCAGCTCGACGAACTCGGCATCCGGGTGCGCTGGGTGGGCCGCATGCCCAAACTGTGGAAGTCGGTCGCCAAGGAGCTCCAGGTGGCCCAGGAGCAGACCAAGGGCAACGACCTGCTCACCCTGTACTTCTGCATGAACTACGGCGGCCGCGCCGAGATCGCCGACGCCGCGCAGGCGCTGGCCGAGGATGTGAAGGCGGGCCGCCTCGACCCGTCCAAGGTCAACGAGAAGACCCTGCAGAAGTACATGTACTACCCGGACATGCCGGACGTGGACCTGTTCCTGCGCCCGAGCGGCGAGCAGCGCACCTCCAACTACCTGCTCTGGCAGAGCGCCTACGCCGAGATGGTCTTCCAGGACGTGCTGTGGCCCGACTTCGACCGGCGCGACCTGTGGCGGGCCTGCATGGAGTTCGCCTCCCGCGACCGCCGCTTCGGCGGAGCCGTCCCGAACGAGGAACTCCTCGCCATGGAAGCCGCGATGAAGGGTGACGCCACCTCGTAG
- a CDS encoding DUF1266 domain-containing protein — MALTRLREWRKPKAARRYPVPLTTHQLWMVSLSAPVSRDRAASRTTLYPFTRIDDDSARRWLADQWEITSRDKLVGRLAGLARTGYRVRAQQLTGVAPLAWDAALYVDVARRGFACGMITEHEAWTALKSIVPSVARTYASWQEYADHYLLGRKVWRDGLRGTEDVGFPAPQATADEHLRSLLDPANGSSPWNLAPWDAIYDPDHAR, encoded by the coding sequence ATGGCGCTGACGAGACTGCGAGAGTGGAGGAAACCGAAGGCCGCGCGGCGGTACCCCGTCCCGCTCACGACGCACCAGCTGTGGATGGTGTCGCTGAGCGCGCCGGTCAGCCGCGACCGCGCCGCCTCCCGGACCACCCTGTACCCGTTCACGCGGATCGACGACGACAGCGCCCGGCGCTGGCTGGCCGACCAGTGGGAGATCACCTCGCGCGACAAGCTCGTCGGCCGGCTCGCCGGACTGGCACGCACCGGCTACCGGGTCCGCGCCCAGCAGCTCACCGGGGTGGCGCCGCTGGCCTGGGACGCCGCCCTGTACGTCGACGTCGCCCGCCGCGGCTTCGCCTGCGGGATGATCACGGAGCACGAGGCCTGGACCGCGCTGAAGAGCATCGTGCCGTCGGTGGCGCGGACGTACGCCTCGTGGCAGGAGTACGCCGATCACTACCTGCTGGGGCGCAAGGTGTGGCGCGACGGGCTGCGCGGCACCGAGGACGTCGGCTTTCCCGCGCCCCAGGCCACCGCCGACGAGCACCTGCGGTCCCTGCTCGACCCGGCGAACGGGTCCAGCCCCTGGAACCTCGCCCCCTGGGACGCCATTTACGACCCCGACCACGCCCGCTGA
- a CDS encoding ABC transporter permease: MVAVLRILLRRVALLVPLMLGIVLFVFLVMRFSDVDPASAFFQGANPTPRQLHDFRERNGLLDPLPVRYVHFVGDLLHGDMGTSALTRAPVLDQVTTALPLTLQLAFLGLGIAVVLSLLGGVTAAIYRDRLPDQIIRVVSLTGVAAPGFWLALLMIQYLAVDQGWFPTGGYINPADSFTGWLKTMALPAFALSLPVAAQLTRIVRTSVVEELDKDYVRTAIGGGLPPRVVVGRNVLRNALINPLTVLGLRVGYLLGGAVVIETIFSLPGMGKLMIDAVQNGDPAVVQGVVLTTATGFVVVNLAIDILHLLVNPRLRDAT, from the coding sequence GTGGTCGCCGTCCTGCGCATCCTGCTCCGCCGTGTCGCCCTGCTGGTGCCGCTGATGCTCGGCATCGTGCTGTTCGTGTTCCTGGTGATGCGGTTCTCGGACGTCGACCCGGCGTCCGCGTTCTTCCAGGGCGCCAACCCGACGCCCCGGCAACTGCACGACTTCCGGGAGCGGAACGGGCTGCTCGATCCGCTCCCGGTGCGCTACGTCCACTTCGTCGGCGACCTGCTCCACGGCGACATGGGCACCAGCGCCCTCACCCGGGCACCGGTCCTCGACCAGGTCACCACCGCGCTGCCGCTCACCCTCCAGCTCGCCTTCCTGGGGCTCGGCATCGCGGTGGTGCTGTCGCTGCTCGGCGGGGTCACGGCGGCGATCTACCGGGACCGGCTGCCCGACCAGATCATCCGGGTCGTGTCCCTGACCGGGGTCGCCGCACCCGGCTTCTGGCTGGCGCTGCTGATGATCCAGTACCTGGCGGTGGACCAGGGCTGGTTCCCCACCGGCGGCTACATCAACCCCGCCGACTCCTTCACCGGCTGGCTGAAGACCATGGCCCTGCCGGCGTTCGCGCTGTCGCTGCCGGTGGCCGCCCAGCTGACCCGGATCGTGCGGACCTCCGTGGTGGAGGAGCTGGACAAGGACTACGTACGGACCGCGATCGGCGGCGGGCTGCCGCCACGGGTGGTCGTGGGGCGCAATGTGCTGCGCAACGCCCTGATCAATCCGCTGACCGTGCTCGGTCTGCGCGTCGGCTATCTGCTGGGCGGCGCGGTGGTCATCGAGACGATCTTCTCGCTGCCCGGGATGGGCAAGCTCATGATCGACGCGGTGCAGAACGGCGACCCGGCGGTCGTCCAGGGTGTCGTACTGACCACGGCGACCGGCTTCGTCGTCGTCAACCTCGCCATCGACATCCTCCATCTCCTGGTCAACCCGCGACTGAGGGACGCGACCTGA
- a CDS encoding dipeptide/oligopeptide/nickel ABC transporter permease/ATP-binding protein, producing the protein MFTREDLTRALSRPGLRLRGRRRLPPLSRIAVCFLAVVVLTALLAPVLAPDDPLDQQPPVDGTGHPSADHWMGQDSLGRDILSRLMYGARWSLAIGLGATALALVVGAVVGAVAATSRKGVDETLMRCLDVVMAFPGIALAAVLVAVFGGGITVLICAIAFLFTPPVARVVRANVLDQYGEDYVTAERVIGARTPHIVLRHVAVNCAAPVLVFCTVQVAEAIVFEASLSFIGAGVRPPDPSWGSVIADGKNMVLTGGWWATVFPGLLMLVTVLSLNVLSEGVSDAWAAPAARDVTAARKDDDPVEAPEPDSGEVPQLPGLTEAARRLRSRARPLPDADAVPVLAVENLAIGFDARHGGVDIVDGISFEVRPGEVLGLVGESGCGKSLTALTVMGLQPRDARVGGQIRFHQRDLLAEPTRVRRRLLGHEMAMVYQDALSSLNPAMTIRAQLKQLVRRGGRRSPAELLTLVGLDPERTLRSYPHELSGGQRQRVLIAMALSRDPKLIVADEPTTALDVTVQAQIMELLLRLRAELGFALILVSHDLALVADVTDRVVVMYGGQIVETGVTADLIAAPAHHYTRGLLGSVLSLESAAERMTQIRGVVPAPADFPAGCRFADRCPRASEVCRTTAPDLLGTPTHTAACHHPAVDLVTTESEAVK; encoded by the coding sequence ATGTTCACGCGCGAAGACCTCACCCGGGCCCTGTCCCGGCCCGGCCTCCGGCTGCGCGGCCGGCGCCGGCTGCCCCCGCTGTCGAGGATCGCCGTCTGCTTCCTGGCGGTCGTCGTGCTGACCGCTCTGCTGGCTCCCGTGCTCGCCCCGGACGACCCGCTCGACCAGCAGCCACCGGTCGACGGCACCGGGCATCCGTCCGCCGACCACTGGATGGGGCAGGACAGCCTCGGCCGGGACATCCTCAGCCGGCTGATGTACGGCGCCCGCTGGTCCCTCGCCATCGGTCTCGGCGCCACCGCGCTCGCCCTGGTCGTGGGCGCGGTCGTCGGGGCGGTCGCCGCCACCTCCCGCAAGGGCGTCGACGAGACGCTGATGCGCTGTCTGGACGTGGTGATGGCGTTCCCCGGCATCGCGCTGGCCGCCGTGCTCGTCGCCGTCTTCGGCGGCGGCATCACCGTACTGATCTGCGCGATCGCGTTCCTGTTCACCCCGCCGGTGGCCCGCGTCGTACGGGCGAACGTCCTCGACCAGTACGGCGAGGACTACGTCACGGCGGAACGCGTCATAGGTGCCCGCACCCCGCACATCGTGCTGCGGCACGTGGCCGTCAACTGCGCCGCCCCCGTCCTGGTGTTCTGCACGGTCCAGGTCGCCGAGGCCATCGTCTTCGAGGCGTCGCTCTCCTTCATCGGCGCGGGCGTACGGCCGCCGGACCCGTCCTGGGGCAGCGTCATCGCCGACGGCAAGAACATGGTGCTCACCGGCGGCTGGTGGGCGACCGTCTTCCCCGGGCTGCTGATGCTGGTCACCGTCCTGTCGCTGAACGTCCTGTCCGAGGGCGTCTCCGACGCCTGGGCGGCCCCGGCGGCCCGGGACGTGACGGCGGCGCGCAAGGACGACGACCCGGTCGAGGCACCGGAGCCGGACAGCGGCGAGGTACCGCAGCTGCCCGGCCTGACCGAGGCCGCCCGGCGGCTGCGCTCACGGGCCCGGCCCCTGCCCGACGCCGACGCGGTGCCGGTGCTCGCGGTGGAGAACCTCGCCATCGGCTTCGACGCACGCCACGGGGGCGTGGACATCGTCGACGGCATCAGCTTCGAGGTGCGGCCCGGCGAAGTGCTGGGACTGGTGGGCGAGTCGGGCTGCGGCAAGTCGCTGACCGCGCTCACCGTCATGGGGCTCCAGCCCAGGGACGCCCGGGTCGGGGGCCAGATCCGCTTCCACCAACGGGACCTGCTCGCCGAACCGACGCGGGTACGGCGCAGGCTCCTCGGCCACGAGATGGCGATGGTCTACCAGGACGCGCTGTCGTCCCTGAACCCGGCGATGACCATCCGCGCCCAGCTGAAGCAGCTCGTACGGCGTGGCGGCCGGCGCTCCCCCGCGGAGCTGCTGACCCTGGTCGGCCTCGACCCCGAACGCACCCTGCGCAGCTATCCGCACGAGCTCTCCGGCGGACAGCGCCAGCGCGTCCTGATCGCCATGGCGCTGTCCCGCGACCCGAAGCTGATCGTCGCCGACGAGCCCACGACCGCGCTGGACGTGACCGTGCAGGCGCAGATCATGGAGCTGCTGCTGCGGCTACGGGCGGAACTGGGCTTCGCGCTGATCCTGGTCTCGCACGACCTGGCGCTGGTCGCCGACGTCACCGACCGGGTGGTGGTGATGTACGGCGGGCAGATCGTGGAGACGGGCGTGACCGCCGACCTGATCGCGGCACCGGCCCACCACTACACCCGGGGGCTGCTCGGCAGCGTGCTGTCCCTGGAGTCGGCGGCCGAGCGGATGACCCAGATCAGGGGTGTCGTCCCGGCCCCGGCCGACTTCCCGGCGGGCTGCCGTTTCGCGGACCGCTGTCCACGGGCCAGCGAGGTGTGCCGTACGACCGCCCCTGATCTGCTCGGCACGCCCACCCACACGGCGGCCTGCCACCACCCGGCGGTCGACCTGGTGACGACGGAGAGCGAGGCCGTCAAGTGA
- a CDS encoding dihydrodipicolinate synthase family protein, whose protein sequence is MTFPAPLTGVVPPVCTPLTPEGEVDVPSLLRLVDHLVEGGVHGLFLLGSTSEAAYLTDLQRMLVMEAVVGHVGGQLPVLAGAIDMTTPRVLDNVRGATAAGAQAVVVTPPFYTRTHPAEIARHYRRVAAVSGVPVIAYDIPVAVHTKLSAELLLELAADGVLAGVKDSSGDLGAFRQVVTGARNLPDTTRFSVLTGSELVVDAALALGADGAVPGLANVDPHGYVRLYRLCRSDDWDGARAEQERLCALFGMVRVGDPARMGGSSSALGAFKAALRLRGVIDCPATAEPQIPLSAEEVERVGKYLAGAGLL, encoded by the coding sequence ATGACCTTCCCCGCCCCGCTGACCGGTGTCGTACCGCCCGTCTGCACCCCCCTGACACCGGAAGGCGAGGTGGACGTCCCCTCGCTCCTCAGGCTCGTCGACCATCTGGTGGAGGGCGGGGTGCACGGGCTGTTCCTGCTCGGCTCGACCTCGGAGGCCGCGTATCTGACGGACCTGCAGCGCATGCTGGTGATGGAGGCGGTCGTGGGTCATGTCGGCGGTCAGCTGCCGGTGCTGGCCGGGGCGATCGACATGACCACGCCCCGGGTGCTGGACAACGTGCGGGGGGCCACCGCAGCGGGCGCCCAGGCGGTCGTGGTCACGCCGCCCTTCTACACCCGCACCCATCCGGCGGAGATCGCCCGCCACTACCGCAGGGTCGCGGCGGTCAGCGGCGTCCCGGTCATCGCCTACGACATCCCGGTCGCCGTGCACACCAAGCTCTCCGCCGAGCTGCTCCTGGAGCTCGCCGCCGACGGGGTGCTGGCGGGCGTGAAGGACTCCAGCGGCGACCTGGGCGCCTTCCGCCAGGTCGTCACCGGCGCCCGGAACCTCCCCGACACCACCCGCTTCAGCGTGCTCACCGGCTCGGAGCTGGTCGTCGACGCGGCCCTCGCGCTCGGGGCCGACGGGGCCGTGCCGGGCCTCGCCAACGTCGACCCGCACGGCTACGTCCGGCTCTACCGGCTGTGCCGGTCGGACGACTGGGACGGCGCGCGGGCCGAACAGGAGCGGCTGTGCGCCCTGTTCGGCATGGTGCGCGTCGGCGACCCGGCCCGGATGGGCGGCAGCTCGTCGGCGCTCGGCGCGTTCAAGGCGGCGCTCCGTCTGAGGGGCGTCATCGACTGCCCGGCGACGGCCGAGCCGCAGATCCCGCTGTCCGCGGAGGAGGTCGAGCGGGTGGGGAAGTATCTGGCGGGCGCCGGGCTGCTCTAG
- a CDS encoding ABC transporter substrate-binding protein, which translates to MRDDVTHDVPAPHRRSFLKYSGALGAAAALSSSLAACSSGPQSTNDTGGSGGGKNRTLTAVIGYGNDGSWDPTQTASAFAMAGNNHIYEGLLDTDPISREPYAALATQVPADLKATTWRFTLRAGARFHDGKPVTADDVVFVFDRILDPKTQTLAKGFFASWLKEVRKVDARTVELVLKFPFPEGVSRLTLAKIMPKHVFSRPGAWDDAIKGKAIGSGPYRQTAHHPKSNTTFEAFADYNGPRRPAFKRMNWLTIVDAAPRVAKISGSGAGAQIADNIPYANIPRLESGGLSVAGGAGMNNLFLMFNTRHKPFDDVRVRQALHYAIDTGKMVEVALKGHGKPSSSFLNEGNPSYRRAKTVYDYDPDKAKALLKAAGVKNLKIEILAVNVSWIVDCLPTIKSSWDAIGVETTLAPQETTAVFTKMDQKQDYQVVAAASNPNQFGLDADLIMHYNYGPQNLWMGYARWADNSVAKQLFKDMDRATQEPDTERKKAMIQDYIDIVAEQAVLYPVVHNELMTAWDPKKLTGIRAQPYPGINLLQAKWV; encoded by the coding sequence GTGCGCGACGACGTGACCCACGACGTGCCGGCACCGCATCGCCGGTCGTTCCTGAAGTACTCCGGCGCGCTGGGCGCGGCCGCCGCGCTGTCCTCCTCGCTGGCGGCCTGCTCGTCCGGGCCTCAGTCCACGAATGACACCGGCGGCTCGGGCGGCGGCAAGAACCGCACACTGACCGCGGTGATCGGCTACGGGAACGACGGCAGCTGGGACCCGACCCAGACGGCGTCCGCGTTCGCCATGGCCGGCAACAACCACATCTACGAAGGCCTGCTCGACACCGACCCGATCTCCCGTGAGCCGTACGCGGCGCTGGCCACCCAGGTGCCCGCCGACCTCAAGGCCACCACCTGGCGGTTCACCCTGCGGGCGGGCGCCAGGTTCCACGACGGCAAGCCGGTCACCGCCGACGACGTCGTCTTCGTCTTCGACCGGATCCTCGACCCGAAGACCCAGACCCTCGCCAAGGGGTTCTTCGCGAGCTGGCTGAAGGAAGTGCGCAAGGTCGACGCGCGGACCGTCGAGCTGGTGCTCAAGTTCCCCTTCCCGGAAGGGGTCTCCCGGCTCACCCTCGCCAAGATCATGCCCAAGCACGTCTTCTCGCGGCCGGGCGCCTGGGACGACGCGATCAAGGGCAAGGCCATCGGCTCGGGACCGTACCGGCAGACCGCGCACCACCCGAAGTCCAACACCACCTTCGAGGCCTTCGCCGACTACAACGGCCCGCGCAGGCCCGCCTTCAAGCGGATGAACTGGCTGACCATCGTGGACGCCGCGCCCCGCGTGGCGAAGATCTCCGGGAGCGGCGCGGGCGCGCAGATCGCCGACAACATCCCCTACGCCAACATCCCGCGCCTGGAGAGCGGCGGGCTGTCGGTCGCGGGCGGGGCCGGGATGAACAACCTGTTCCTGATGTTCAACACCAGGCACAAGCCCTTCGACGACGTACGGGTCCGGCAGGCACTGCACTACGCCATCGACACCGGGAAGATGGTCGAGGTCGCGCTGAAGGGCCACGGAAAGCCGTCCTCGTCCTTCCTCAACGAGGGCAACCCCTCCTACCGGCGCGCCAAGACCGTCTACGACTACGACCCCGACAAGGCGAAGGCCCTGCTGAAGGCCGCCGGGGTGAAGAACCTGAAGATCGAGATCCTGGCGGTGAACGTCAGCTGGATCGTCGACTGCCTGCCTACCATCAAGTCGTCCTGGGACGCGATCGGCGTGGAGACGACGCTGGCACCGCAGGAGACCACGGCCGTCTTCACCAAGATGGACCAGAAGCAGGACTACCAGGTCGTCGCCGCCGCCTCGAACCCCAACCAGTTCGGCCTCGACGCGGACCTGATCATGCATTACAACTACGGCCCGCAGAACCTCTGGATGGGTTACGCCCGCTGGGCCGACAACTCCGTCGCCAAGCAGCTCTTCAAGGACATGGACCGGGCCACCCAGGAGCCGGACACCGAGCGGAAGAAGGCGATGATCCAGGACTACATCGACATCGTCGCCGAGCAGGCCGTGCTCTACCCGGTCGTGCACAACGAGCTGATGACCGCCTGGGACCCGAAGAAGCTGACGGGGATAAGGGCACAGCCGTACCCCGGGATCAACCTGCTCCAGGCCAAGTGGGTCTAG
- a CDS encoding FadR/GntR family transcriptional regulator, which translates to MRRMAAGEPRNSRIQRAVVQLILDRKLRSGAPLPTEAELMEALGVSRNSVREALKALQALDIVEIRHGYGTYVGQASLTPLADGLTFRTLTRQDDDESALAEILQIREVLEVGLVRQIAATLTEAELDRLESVVTRMEAAGRAGHSLAEFDREFHELLYTSLGNALVPQLLGAFWTVFRRVAGARGWTADPAPDVTVRRHRDIVTALRARDVEGAQHAMAVHFRGIEARAAQESRGVE; encoded by the coding sequence ATGCGGCGCATGGCCGCCGGGGAACCCAGGAACAGCCGGATACAGCGCGCGGTCGTGCAGCTGATCCTCGACCGGAAGCTCCGGTCGGGTGCCCCGCTGCCCACCGAGGCGGAGCTGATGGAGGCCCTCGGCGTCAGCCGCAACTCCGTCCGCGAGGCACTCAAGGCGCTCCAGGCCCTCGACATCGTCGAGATCCGGCACGGCTACGGCACCTATGTCGGCCAGGCCTCCCTCACCCCGTTGGCCGACGGTCTGACCTTCCGCACCCTGACCCGGCAGGACGACGACGAGAGCGCGCTGGCCGAGATCCTCCAGATCCGGGAGGTGCTGGAGGTGGGGCTGGTCCGGCAGATCGCGGCCACCCTGACCGAGGCGGAGCTGGACCGGCTGGAGTCGGTGGTGACCCGGATGGAGGCGGCCGGCCGCGCCGGGCACTCCCTGGCCGAATTCGACCGCGAGTTCCACGAGTTGCTCTACACCTCGCTCGGCAACGCGCTCGTGCCGCAGCTCCTGGGCGCCTTCTGGACGGTGTTCCGCCGGGTGGCGGGCGCCCGCGGCTGGACCGCCGACCCCGCCCCCGACGTCACCGTCCGCCGCCACCGCGACATCGTCACCGCACTGCGCGCCCGCGACGTCGAGGGCGCGCAGCACGCGATGGCGGTCCACTTCCGCGGGATAGAGGCACGCGCGGCCCAGGAGTCACGCGGCGTGGAATGA
- the recO gene encoding DNA repair protein RecO codes for MSLFRDDGIVLRTQKLGEADRIITLLTRGHGRVRAVARGVRRTKSKFGARLEPFSHVDVQFFARGSELIGRGLPLCTQSETIAPYGGGIVTDYARYTAGTAMLETAERFTDHEGEPAVQQYLLLVGALRTLARGEHAPHLVLDAFLLRSLAVNGYAPSFGDCAKCGMPGPNRFFSVASGGSVCADCRVPGSVVPSPQTLVLLGALLTGDWESADACEPRYVREGSGLVSAYLHWHLERGLRSLRYVEK; via the coding sequence ATGAGTCTTTTCCGGGACGACGGCATCGTCCTGCGGACCCAGAAGCTCGGCGAGGCGGACCGCATCATCACGCTGCTCACCCGCGGCCACGGCCGCGTGCGGGCCGTCGCCCGGGGCGTACGGCGGACCAAGTCCAAGTTCGGGGCCCGGCTCGAACCCTTCTCCCACGTCGACGTGCAGTTCTTCGCCCGGGGCAGCGAGCTGATCGGACGCGGGCTGCCACTGTGCACCCAGAGCGAGACCATCGCACCGTACGGCGGCGGGATCGTGACCGACTACGCGCGCTACACCGCCGGAACCGCCATGCTGGAGACCGCCGAGCGGTTCACCGACCACGAGGGCGAACCGGCCGTCCAGCAGTATCTGCTGCTCGTCGGCGCGCTGCGCACCCTCGCCCGCGGCGAGCACGCCCCGCACCTCGTCCTCGACGCCTTCCTGCTGCGCTCCCTCGCCGTCAACGGCTACGCGCCCAGCTTCGGCGACTGCGCGAAGTGCGGAATGCCCGGACCGAACCGGTTCTTCTCGGTCGCCTCCGGGGGCAGCGTCTGCGCCGACTGCCGGGTGCCCGGCAGCGTCGTACCCTCGCCGCAGACCCTGGTCCTCCTCGGCGCCCTGCTTACGGGAGACTGGGAGAGCGCGGACGCGTGCGAGCCGCGGTATGTCCGGGAGGGCAGCGGGCTGGTGTCCGCCTACCTGCACTGGCATCTGGAGCGCGGACTGCGCTCGCTCAGATACGTCGAGAAGTAG